In the genome of Leptospira fletcheri, one region contains:
- a CDS encoding ArnT family glycosyltransferase has translation MNTTSADDFGSSRKFLPWLLLALATLPLLLTFPLDVIDIDSSQYAEIAREMTNSGDWLFIRDNGRRYLDKPILTFWAISSSFVLFGQNNFAFRLPAILLTLASFWGIFTITRLYSGKIKQAWLSVLLYVLSPGLYAMVVDPKIDVYVTPFIILVFAFYYLGKKKNPVYYYAMYAAMGLGFVTKGPIAVVIPSIGIGGDILFRRDWKLLFSMKLFPGVFVAILPPVLWSIPLYLEFNTYGPYFFLWIQSFGRFYIKMYDQKFNPGFFYANFAWSFGVFILPFLAYILGRAVPYLKEKGRILLPGIRENRWSNSDFVPAFWLFVFLFLISFSKYQLPQYIYWCLPAGSVLGSGFLLQLLSHEKSRLVGWGRSLVWITSLGFLGAGFLLPVLSLEVGFGYALWVVSFLFIGIAVWKLAEKGDRLVAVLVTSVSFFFTLVSVYAYPLLVSYQPSKAIGEIIQEAEPKQDKLLMFGVPASKRSYAFYSKRLARTLFDPDVLFETLRKDPERLIVISEKFLPTFSEFTQEKVDVDILAEFPSYKVATPERKFFLKSARDSLTTKVYLARIRMKKSE, from the coding sequence ATGAATACTACTTCCGCAGACGATTTCGGCTCTTCCCGTAAATTCCTGCCCTGGCTGCTTTTGGCCCTGGCTACGTTACCGCTTTTACTTACTTTTCCGTTGGACGTCATCGATATAGATTCCTCCCAATACGCGGAAATAGCGCGTGAAATGACGAACAGCGGAGATTGGTTATTCATACGCGATAATGGGCGGAGATATTTAGACAAGCCCATCCTCACGTTTTGGGCGATCTCCTCTTCCTTTGTTCTTTTCGGTCAGAACAATTTCGCGTTTCGCCTTCCAGCAATTTTACTTACCCTTGCTTCCTTCTGGGGGATATTTACGATCACCAGATTGTATTCCGGAAAAATCAAACAAGCCTGGTTGTCGGTTCTGTTATACGTTCTTTCACCCGGACTCTACGCGATGGTCGTGGACCCTAAGATAGACGTCTACGTAACCCCTTTCATCATTCTAGTATTCGCTTTTTATTATTTGGGAAAGAAGAAAAATCCGGTCTATTATTACGCCATGTACGCCGCTATGGGATTGGGTTTCGTGACCAAGGGGCCGATCGCCGTCGTGATTCCGAGTATAGGGATCGGAGGGGATATATTATTCAGGAGAGATTGGAAACTTCTTTTTTCCATGAAATTGTTTCCGGGAGTTTTCGTTGCCATTCTTCCTCCGGTTCTCTGGTCCATACCTCTGTATCTGGAATTCAATACGTACGGACCTTACTTTTTTCTTTGGATCCAATCCTTCGGTCGTTTTTACATCAAAATGTACGACCAAAAATTCAATCCGGGGTTTTTCTACGCTAATTTTGCCTGGTCTTTCGGAGTCTTCATTCTTCCTTTCCTGGCCTATATTCTGGGAAGGGCCGTCCCTTACCTGAAGGAAAAAGGAAGGATCTTGTTGCCCGGAATTCGGGAAAATCGCTGGAGCAATTCCGACTTCGTTCCGGCCTTTTGGCTTTTCGTATTTTTATTTTTAATCAGCTTTTCCAAGTACCAACTTCCCCAGTACATTTATTGGTGTCTTCCAGCGGGATCCGTTTTGGGTTCGGGCTTTCTACTACAACTTCTAAGCCATGAAAAGAGTCGATTGGTCGGATGGGGCCGATCTTTGGTCTGGATCACCTCTTTAGGTTTTTTAGGAGCCGGATTCCTTCTCCCGGTTCTTTCTTTGGAAGTAGGTTTCGGATACGCTCTTTGGGTTGTCTCTTTCCTGTTTATCGGAATTGCGGTTTGGAAATTGGCGGAGAAGGGAGACAGATTGGTTGCGGTCTTGGTAACTTCCGTATCCTTTTTCTTTACTCTGGTAAGCGTTTACGCGTATCCTCTTTTGGTTTCGTACCAGCCTTCGAAGGCGATCGGAGAAATTATCCAGGAGGCGGAACCGAAGCAGGACAAGCTTCTCATGTTCGGAGTTCCCGCCTCGAAACGTTCCTACGCGTTTTATTCCAAACGATTGGCCCGGACCTTATTCGATCCGGACGTATTATTCGAGACACTCAGGAAAGATCCGGAAAGACTGATCGTAATTTCGGAAAAATTTCTACCGACCTTCTCCGAGTTTACCCAGGAGAAGGTGGACGTGGATATTCTAGCCGAATTTCCCAGCTATAAGGTTGCGACCCCGGAAAGAAAGTTTTTCCTAAAATCCGCAAGAGATTCTTTAACTACGAAAGTGTATCTGGCAAGAATCCGTATGAAAAAAAGCGAATAA
- a CDS encoding SCO family protein, whose amino-acid sequence MQRTYKIMRRFFYAIIPLLLLSGCATRVQTGPVLGSIADLESVWETDKGERIAFRKFQGEKLVLSVFYVSCKTVCPMVIRSLKDMESDVKFRNEKFLLVDIDSKDGVRELRDFKKREGLSDRWILVRGSESDVRELSSLLEINYRSNGGEIEHSVGKFEISRSGEIRRILDSGKLPE is encoded by the coding sequence GTGCAAAGAACGTATAAAATCATGAGGCGATTCTTTTACGCTATCATCCCGCTTCTGCTTCTTTCCGGGTGTGCTACCCGAGTCCAAACCGGACCGGTATTAGGCTCCATCGCCGACCTCGAGTCCGTTTGGGAGACCGACAAAGGGGAACGTATTGCGTTCCGGAAATTTCAGGGAGAAAAGCTCGTCCTTAGCGTATTTTACGTCTCATGTAAAACCGTTTGTCCTATGGTAATCCGTAGCTTAAAGGACATGGAATCGGACGTAAAATTCCGGAACGAAAAATTTCTACTCGTGGATATAGATTCGAAGGACGGAGTCCGGGAATTGAGGGACTTCAAAAAAAGGGAAGGCTTAAGCGATCGATGGATCCTGGTCCGGGGCTCGGAATCGGATGTAAGAGAGTTAAGCAGCTTACTGGAAATAAATTATAGGTCGAACGGAGGAGAAATCGAGCACAGTGTCGGAAAATTCGAAATCTCCCGATCGGGGGAGATCAGAAGGATTTTGGACTCCGGAAAGCTTCCCGAATGA
- a CDS encoding formylglycine-generating enzyme family protein, with translation MRAVLLIQICGLLLFSECSLEATEQGMVRIPAGSFLPFLTSAKEKPQLVHEFLIDKDSVRNSEFAKFLNDSPAWRKENAKFSFVDESYLNDFKRNAEKTPSSSVVNVSWYAARAYCKWKGKRLPQTSEWERIAVAELGGSDKEKVLNRILDWYSSPTKKISPNGSETYEDRYGVRNLFGNVWEWVEDFNSYSSSSFSDREGNSKGAFCASGTANVKDKTDYASFMRYAYRNSLKAKYSAPNLGFRCAKNV, from the coding sequence ATGCGGGCCGTACTCCTGATCCAAATCTGCGGACTCCTCCTTTTTTCGGAATGTTCGCTTGAGGCGACGGAACAGGGGATGGTCCGCATCCCCGCGGGAAGTTTTCTTCCTTTTCTGACTTCTGCAAAAGAGAAACCCCAGTTAGTTCATGAATTCTTAATAGACAAGGATTCGGTCAGGAATTCGGAATTCGCGAAATTCCTAAACGATAGTCCAGCCTGGCGGAAGGAGAACGCAAAATTCTCCTTCGTCGACGAATCCTATCTGAACGACTTTAAACGAAATGCGGAGAAAACCCCCTCTTCCTCGGTAGTCAACGTGAGCTGGTATGCGGCTCGGGCCTATTGCAAATGGAAGGGAAAACGACTCCCCCAAACTTCGGAATGGGAGAGGATCGCCGTCGCCGAGTTAGGCGGAAGCGATAAGGAAAAGGTTTTAAATCGGATTCTGGATTGGTATTCCTCGCCCACAAAAAAGATTTCGCCGAACGGTTCCGAAACTTATGAAGATAGATACGGAGTACGCAATCTTTTCGGAAACGTTTGGGAATGGGTCGAGGATTTCAATTCCTATTCCTCCTCTTCCTTTTCGGACCGGGAAGGAAACTCCAAGGGAGCTTTTTGTGCGAGCGGTACCGCTAACGTTAAAGATAAGACGGATTACGCAAGTTTTATGAGATACGCTTATAGAAATTCATTAAAAGCAAAATATTCGGCTCCGAACCTAGGGTTCCGCTGTGCAAAGAACGTATAA